TCGGCGATCCGGGCCCGCGCCCGTTTTTGACCCTGGTGGAGGCTTGTGTCCGTGTCGAGGGGCGGCCGATTTGGCGGGAGGAACTGTTGTGGCAAGTGCTGCGCTTTCCGGACCTGTTGATTCGGGCTATGGTGGAGTGGGTCAAAGCAGGCTCGGCACCAGATGGGAAGCAGTCCCTCATTGGTGTTATTTATAAGGAAAGAACCCGCTGGCAGCGGTGGGCACAAGACGTGCACAGCCGCTTCGGGTAAGGCGTTGCAAGGGCCGCGGCTTCCGTGCGGCCCTTTGATTTCGTGTTCGCCAAGGGTATACTAGGTTCGGAACTTTGGACACAACAGAAACGGAGCGTGGCAGGTTGACGCAGTACATCAAAGTCGCTTTGGCGCAACTCCGGCCCGCCTTGGGAGACCTGGCGGGCAACCGGGACAAGCACCTGACATACATCGCGAAGGCGCGCCGTGCGGGTGCGAATCTCATCGTCTTTCCGGAACTGGGGCTGACGGGCTATCAGCTTCAGGACTTGACGCTGGACGTCGCGCGTCCGCTGTCAGACCCGGACATCGCCTCGCTGGTCGCGGAAAGCCGGGACATCGACATCGTGTTCAGCTTTGTCGAAGAGTCCCCTGCGCATGCGTTCTACATCACCGCCGCGTACGCGTCCAAGGGCCAATTGGTACATAGGCACCGCAAAGTCTATCTGCCAACGTACGGCATGTTCGACGAGGGCCGTTATTTTGCCGCCGGAGACACGTTCCGTACTTTTTCAACGCAGTTTGGAACGGCTGGCATGCTGATTTGCGAAGATGCCTGGCATGTCACGAGTCCCTACTTGTTGACGGCGGGGGGCGCGAATCTGCTGATTCTCCCGTCCAACAGCCCGGCGCGAAGCGTGACCGATATCGACCACTTTGGCTCACAGGCGTTTTGGAGAAAACTGATT
Above is a genomic segment from Alicyclobacillus cycloheptanicus containing:
- a CDS encoding nitrilase-related carbon-nitrogen hydrolase, which gives rise to MTQYIKVALAQLRPALGDLAGNRDKHLTYIAKARRAGANLIVFPELGLTGYQLQDLTLDVARPLSDPDIASLVAESRDIDIVFSFVEESPAHAFYITAAYASKGQLVHRHRKVYLPTYGMFDEGRYFAAGDTFRTFSTQFGTAGMLICEDAWHVTSPYLLTAGGANLLILPSNSPARSVTDIDHFGSQAFWRKLIQVYAQLFSVNMIFVNRVGFEDGVSFFGGSGVVSASGEWVAEAPTLEEALVFAEVDVQAVRRARFISGVARDEKPGLVLNELQRLQDEWRREAAR